Proteins from a genomic interval of Undibacterium parvum:
- a CDS encoding DUF192 domain-containing protein, protein MIMHSIFTRLIALSAIALSSTSVSYAQTKSASVQLSAGIYVIHAEVAATDAERQQGLMMRTKLASNEGMVFDFGAPAGVCMWMKNTLIPLSVAFIDTEGKIVNIEDMQPETTDSHCAKKVVRYALEMNQGWFKQKNIKSGSKIEGLPLRP, encoded by the coding sequence ATGATCATGCACAGTATTTTCACCCGACTCATTGCGCTAAGCGCAATCGCCCTGAGCAGCACATCAGTTTCTTATGCCCAAACCAAATCGGCGAGCGTGCAATTATCTGCCGGCATTTATGTGATTCATGCAGAAGTTGCGGCAACTGATGCCGAGCGCCAACAAGGTCTCATGATGCGTACCAAGCTAGCTAGCAATGAGGGTATGGTGTTTGATTTTGGCGCACCTGCTGGCGTCTGCATGTGGATGAAAAATACTCTGATACCTTTATCTGTAGCTTTTATCGACACCGAGGGGAAAATTGTCAACATCGAAGATATGCAACCTGAAACCACCGACTCACATTGCGCAAAAAAAGTGGTTCGCTATGCTTTGGAGATGAATCAGGGTTGGTTCAAGCAGAAAAATATTAAATCTGGCAGCAAAATCGAAGGATTACCGCTACGCCCATAA
- a CDS encoding GNAT family N-acetyltransferase: MSPSSVTLSGAHVRLEPLVNDHLSAIQAAANDGQLWKLFFTTVPSFEKTQQWLDTALEMQKQEKAIPFAVRSLLSGEIIGSTRYCNIDQNNKRLEIGYTWYAKRAQRSAVNTECKLLLLSHAFEVLSCNAVEFRTDWFNRASQAAIERLGAKRDGVLRNHTILPDGRVRDTVVYSILQNEWPGVKKNLQFMLNQYP, translated from the coding sequence ATGTCACCTTCTTCAGTCACGTTATCAGGGGCGCACGTGCGGCTGGAACCATTGGTAAATGATCACTTAAGCGCCATTCAAGCTGCCGCAAATGACGGGCAACTGTGGAAACTATTCTTTACTACGGTTCCCTCGTTTGAGAAAACCCAGCAATGGCTGGACACCGCGCTCGAAATGCAAAAACAAGAAAAGGCGATTCCATTTGCGGTACGTAGCCTGCTTAGCGGAGAAATTATAGGCTCCACACGCTACTGTAATATCGACCAGAATAATAAGCGCTTGGAAATTGGCTACACTTGGTATGCAAAACGGGCGCAAAGAAGCGCGGTCAATACCGAGTGCAAGCTGCTCTTATTAAGTCACGCCTTTGAGGTGCTATCCTGTAACGCGGTAGAATTTCGCACCGACTGGTTTAATCGCGCCTCCCAGGCTGCGATCGAGCGACTAGGTGCAAAACGCGACGGAGTGCTACGCAATCACACCATTTTGCCAGACGGGCGGGTGCGCGACACGGTGGTGTATAGCATCCTGCAAAATGAATGGCCGGGCGTTAAGAAAAATTTGCAATTTATGCTCAACCAATATCCTTAA
- a CDS encoding vWA domain-containing protein, producing MLIDFFFTLKDAKIPVSIKEFLTLLEAMEKGLISMSMDNFYFLSRTIMIKDEAHYDKFDRAFGLYFKGIETIFEKNPEIPLEWLSQRMLRELSDEQRAALEKFGYDKLMGRLQELLKEQKERHEGGSKWIGTGGTSPFGNGGTNPEGVRIGGKGGNRTAVKVWEARAYKDYDAERELGTRNIKVALRRLRKFARLGAQEELALDATIKATANNAGYLDIKMQAERKNNIKVLMLLDVGGTMDDHIARTEELFSAAKTEFKNMEFFYFHNCVYDYLWKNNQRRHAEKSPTWDVLRKYPPDTKVIFVGDATMSPYEILQPGGSVEYNNEEAGATWLQRFTSSFPKFIWLNPEPEGLWQYRQSVSVIRQIMNNRMFPVTIEGLERGMRLLSK from the coding sequence GTGCTAATCGATTTCTTCTTCACCCTGAAAGATGCAAAAATTCCTGTTTCCATCAAGGAGTTTCTGACCTTGCTAGAGGCCATGGAAAAAGGCCTGATCAGCATGTCTATGGACAATTTCTATTTCCTCTCCAGAACCATCATGATCAAGGATGAAGCGCATTACGATAAGTTTGATCGCGCTTTCGGATTGTATTTCAAAGGCATAGAAACTATCTTTGAAAAAAACCCCGAAATACCGCTCGAATGGCTTAGCCAACGCATGCTGCGTGAACTCAGTGACGAGCAGCGCGCCGCCTTGGAAAAATTCGGTTACGACAAATTAATGGGCAGGTTGCAAGAACTACTCAAGGAGCAAAAAGAGCGACATGAAGGCGGTAGCAAGTGGATAGGCACGGGCGGCACCTCCCCTTTTGGCAACGGCGGCACCAATCCCGAGGGAGTGCGCATAGGCGGCAAGGGCGGCAATCGCACCGCGGTCAAAGTGTGGGAAGCGAGGGCATATAAAGATTACGATGCCGAGCGCGAACTGGGTACACGCAACATCAAGGTAGCACTGCGGCGTTTGCGCAAATTTGCGCGCCTTGGCGCACAAGAAGAGTTAGCCCTCGACGCCACGATCAAGGCGACCGCAAATAATGCCGGCTACCTGGATATCAAAATGCAGGCCGAGCGCAAAAACAATATCAAGGTCCTCATGCTGCTTGATGTCGGCGGCACCATGGACGACCATATTGCGCGTACCGAAGAGTTGTTTTCGGCCGCGAAAACAGAATTTAAGAATATGGAATTTTTCTACTTCCATAATTGTGTTTACGATTATTTGTGGAAGAACAACCAGCGCCGCCATGCGGAAAAATCTCCGACCTGGGATGTCTTGCGCAAATACCCGCCCGACACCAAGGTGATCTTTGTCGGCGACGCCACCATGAGTCCCTATGAAATTTTGCAACCAGGCGGCTCGGTTGAGTACAATAATGAAGAAGCTGGCGCCACCTGGCTGCAACGCTTCACCTCTAGCTTTCCCAAATTCATCTGGCTCAATCCTGAGCCAGAAGGCTTATGGCAATACCGGCAATCGGTTTCGGTGATACGACAAATTATGAATAACCGTATGTTTCCAGTGACAATCGAGGGTTTGGAACGCGGCATGCGTCTATTAAGCAAATAA
- the rpsT gene encoding 30S ribosomal protein S20 has protein sequence MANTAQARKRARQAVKQNAHNSSQRSTLRTAIKAVRKAIEAGDKAAAAVIYQNSISTVDRIADKKIIHKNKAARHKSRLSAAIKALAA, from the coding sequence ATGGCAAATACCGCACAAGCACGCAAGCGTGCTCGTCAAGCAGTAAAACAAAACGCGCACAACTCTAGCCAGCGTTCGACTCTGCGTACAGCAATTAAAGCTGTTCGTAAGGCAATCGAAGCCGGTGACAAAGCTGCTGCAGCTGTTATCTATCAAAATTCGATCTCTACTGTAGATCGTATTGCTGATAAAAAAATCATCCACAAGAACAAAGCTGCTCGTCATAAGAGCCGTTTGTCTGCTGCGATTAAAGCATTGGCAGCTTAA
- a CDS encoding pseudouridine synthase: MKLILLNKPYNVMCQFSDHPSRPTLADYVKIPGVYPAGRLDADSEGLVLLTDDGQLQHSISHPDHKQAKTYLVQVEGKPTAQQLKLLSQPIDLGDFVTKTCIVKHINAPEWLWLRDPPIRQRADIPTSWLCIILSEGKNRQVRRMTAAAGLPTLRLIRSAIGNFSLESHPLLPGEWMEVQMQQK, encoded by the coding sequence ATGAAATTGATCTTACTCAATAAACCATACAATGTGATGTGCCAATTTTCGGACCATCCCAGTCGCCCAACACTCGCCGACTACGTCAAGATCCCCGGAGTCTATCCCGCCGGTCGACTCGATGCAGATAGTGAAGGCCTAGTATTACTGACCGATGACGGCCAACTACAGCATAGCATCAGCCATCCAGATCACAAGCAGGCAAAAACCTATTTAGTACAAGTTGAGGGCAAACCTACAGCGCAGCAACTCAAGCTATTATCCCAACCCATAGATTTGGGCGATTTCGTCACAAAAACCTGCATCGTTAAACATATCAATGCGCCAGAGTGGCTATGGTTACGCGATCCCCCAATACGACAAAGAGCCGACATACCTACTAGCTGGCTTTGTATTATTCTATCGGAAGGAAAAAACCGTCAGGTAAGACGCATGACGGCCGCCGCGGGCCTGCCTACACTTAGATTGATACGCAGTGCCATAGGGAATTTTTCTTTAGAAAGCCACCCCCTACTCCCAGGCGAATGGATGGAAGTACAGATGCAGCAGAAGTAA